A part of Miscanthus floridulus cultivar M001 chromosome 6, ASM1932011v1, whole genome shotgun sequence genomic DNA contains:
- the LOC136459260 gene encoding uncharacterized protein, translated as MELASTDLAALGAAELVRVSASIPRAAPRTFALLTACLVFPLSFAVLAHSLFTHPILRRIQGATHNELAQWLRLFAYQFLYLIVLFTFSLLSTAAAVFTVASLYAAKPASISSSLAALPPILPRLLRTFLWVSLLMLAYHLVFALTVLLLIVVFIPNASESAPPSLSFVLFLVVVVFVFLGIHVYISALWHLASVISVLEPLCGLAAMAKSKQLLQGRTGTAATLVVSYFAVCGVTSLLFRAAVVKGRAEEGSFGLALPGRLLVGAVLVCVLVCVNLLGLLVQSVFYYACKAFHNQQIDRTALYEHLGGYLGEYVPLKSNIQMENL; from the coding sequence ATGGAGCTGGCGTCGACCGACCTCGCGGCGCTGGGCGCGGCGGAGCTGGTCCGCGTGTCGGCGTCGATCCCGCGCGCGGCTCCCCGCACCTTCGCGCTGCTCACCGCCTGCCTCGTCTTCCCGCTCTCCTTCGCCGTGCTCGCGCACTCCCTCTTCACCCACCCCATCCTGCGCCGCATCCAGGGCGCCACCCACAACGAGCTCGCGCAGTGGCTCAGGCTCTTCGCCTACCAGTTCCTCTACCTCATCGTCCTCTtcaccttctccctcctctccaccgccgccgccgtcttcaCCGTCGCCTCGCTCTACGCTGCCAAGCCCGCGTCCATCTCCTCCTCGCTCGCCGCGCTGCCCCCCATCCTGCCCCGCCTCCTCCGCACCTTCCTCTGGGTCTCCCTCCTCATGCTCGCCTACCACCTCGTCTTCGCGCTCACCGTCCTCCTGCTCATCGTCGTCTTCATCCCCAACGCGTCCGAGTCCGCGCCGCCATCGCTCTCCTTCGTCCtcttcctcgtcgtcgtcgtcttcgtcttccTCGGGATCCACGTCTACATCTCCGCGCTGTGGCACCTCGCCAGCGTCATCTCCGTGCTCGAGCCGCTCTGCGGgctcgccgccatggccaagagCAAGCAGCTGCTCCAGGGCCGCACCGGCACCGCGGCCACGCTCGTCGTCTCCTACTTCGCGGTCTGCGGCGTCACCTCGTTGCTGTTCCGTGCCGCCGTCGTTAAGGGGCGCGCCGAGGAGGGGAGCTTCGGCCTGGCCTTGCCCGGGCGGCTGCTTGTCGGCGCCGTGCTGGTGTGCGTTCTTGTCTGTGTCAATCTGCTGGGACTGCTCGTGCAGAGCGTCTTCTACTACGCCTGCAAGGCCTTCCACAACCAGCAGATTGACCGGACTGCATTGTATGAGCACCTTGGAGGGTACCTTGGGGAGTACGTGCCACTCAAGAGCAATATCCAGATGGAGAACCTTTGA
- the LOC136459261 gene encoding protein MICRORCHIDIA 6-like yields the protein MDAERDIKPFVSPIVATTIQRKLHGPSAYQPMALPLERGGTRVLPQTQPQAACVLNQAASELSGGVSDRSISADEALEGTSARRPCSAPPPRLSRKFWGAGDYDAAKGRSAPQPPSLQNRMCVHPEFLHSNATSHKWPFGAVAELLDNAVDEIETGGATAILLDKVIDKRHGSPALLIQDDGGGMDPDSLRRCMSFGFSEKQSGSSIGQYGNGFKTSTMRLGADAIVFTRCTKSSGPTQSIGLLSYTFLVETGHTDVVIPMVDYKCNLMKGQTQRLEHHGSEQFSSNLSVLLKWSPFATEEELMQNFCDIGPHGTKIIVFNLWSNGDGNLELDFDTNPEDIMISGAPNPEEISNTVKRANENHLANRLRYSLRVYASVLYLQLPDYFRIILRGQEVKRHRIAADLIYPECISYKPQSCGIKEAEVLTTIGFLKGAPTISVHGFNIYHKNRLILPFHRVLSTASSKGRSVSGVLEVDFIKPTHDKQDFEKSQLFQRLINRLKEMTNEYWDLYSEKIGYVKMPRVSAAPTPPPPPVMPPIANGAAEPSERSAPAPAPTQRLRSHGNYVNAVPIAFAPPGFHSAPVKTEAVAPGAPMGYSPSSSPNVQTMQVINQTKSPSMAPGTDSVETRKRRNDDATMTVALKRKAVEDLAGSSSATDQVSQYKGERELKEFKFMKLENRMLREECSEFEMAEKELRLKEQNLRLELEKAQEQFKSLLNEYVSLSAVPTQKR from the exons ATGGACGCGGAGAGAGACATCAAGCCCTTCGTCTCCCCTATCGTGGCCACCACCATCCAGCGGAAGCTCCACGGCCCCAGCGCTTATCAGCCAATGGCATTGCCACTGGAGCGCGGTGGCACTCGAGTGTTACCGCAAACTCAGCCTCAAGCGGCATGCGTCCTGAACCAGGCCGCTTCAGAGCTATCGGGTGGCGTCAGCGACCGGTCCATTAGCGCCGACGAGGCACTCGAGGGTACCTCGGCTCGTCGACCTTGCTCTGCACCACCACCACGGTTGAGTAGGAAGTTCTGGGGCGCCGGCGATTATGATGCAGCGAAGGGGAGGTCTGCGCCACAGCCTCCGA GTCTTCAGAATCGTATGTGCGTCCACCCCGAATTTCTCCACTCCAACGCAACTTCACATAAATGGCCGTTCGGAG CCGTGGCAGAGTTGTTGGACAATGCGGTGGATGAG ATAGAAACTGGTGGTGCTACAGCAATATTGTTGGACAAAGTCATCGACAAACGGCATGGATCACCAGCTTTACTAATTCAAG ATGATGGTGGAGGCATGGATCCTGATTCTTTGAGGCGGTGCATGAGCTTTGGATTTTCAGAGAAACAATCAGGATCTTCGATTGGACAAT ATGGAAATGGATTTAAGACTAGCACAATGCGGCTTGGAGCAGATGCTATTGTTTTCACTCGCTGCACTAAGAGCAG TGGGCCTACACAATCCATTGGTCTCCTCTCTTACACTTTCTTGGTGGAAACAGGACATACAGATGTTGTAATTCCTATG GTGGATTATAAATGCAATCTAATGAAAGGACAAACTCAACGATTGGAGCATCATGGTTCGGAGCAATTCTCCTCAAATTTGTCAGTGTTGTTGAAATGGTCCCCTTTTGCAACAGAAGAAGAGCTTATGCAGAAT TTCTGTGACATTGGTCCACATGGCACCAAGATTATAGTGTTCAATCTATGGTCCAACGGTGATGGTAATTTGGAGCTCGACTTTGACACAAATCCGGAG GATATTATGATAAGTGGAGCGCCAAATCCAGAAGAAATTAGTAACACTGTAAAAAGGGCTAATGAGAACCATTTGGCAAATCGACTACGCTATTCTCTTAGG GTCTATGCTTCTGTGTTGTATCTGCAGCTACCAGATTACTTTAGGATCATACTTCGAGGGCAAGAAGTTAAGCGTCATCGCATTGCCGCTGACCTAATATATCCTGAATGCATCAGTTATAAACCCCAAAGTTGCGGAATAAAAGAG GCTGAGGTCCTTACAACTATTGGATTCTTAAAGGGTGCCCCAACTATTAGCGTGCACGGATTTAATATCTATCATAAAAATCGCCTTATTTTG CCATTTCATAGAGTTTTGAGTACTGCAAGCAGCAAAGGTAGAAGCGTCTCTGGGGTATTGGAGGTAGACTTCATCAAGCCCACTCATGACAAACAGGACTTTGAGAAGTCACAGCTGTTTCAGAGGCTGATCAACCGCCTGAAGGAAATGACCAACGAGTACTG GGATCTCTACAGTGAGAAGATTGGATACGTGAAAATGCCACGCGTGAGTGCAGCtcccactcctcctcctcctccagtaATGCCGCCGATAGCAAATGGCGCCGCTGAACCATCAGAGAGGAGTGCACCTGCTCCTGCTCCGACGCAACGCTTGAGATCACACGGCAACTACGTGAATGCAGTTCCAATCGCCTTTGCACCCCCTGGTTTCCACTCAGCACCTGTCAAAACAGAGGCTGTTGCACCTGGAGCGCCTATGGGCTACTCCCCGTCCTCCTCGCCTAACGTGCAGACCATGCAAGTCATCAACCAGACAAAATCGCCTTCCATGGCCCCTGGCACCGATTCGGTGGAGACAAGAAAAAGGAGGAACGACGATGCTACCATGACGGTCGCGCTTAAAAGGAAGGCTGTGGAGGATTTGGCTGGCAGCAGCTCCGCTACTGATCAG GTATCCCAATATAAGGGAGAGCGAGAGCTGAAGGAATTTAAATTCATGAAGTTGGAGAACCGGATGCTCCGTGAAGA GTGCTCAGAATTTGAGATGGCAGAGAAGGAACTACGACTCAAG GAACAGAATCTACGGCTCGAGCTTGAGAAGGCGCAGGAGCAATTCAAGAGCCTGCTGAACGAATACGTTTCGTTGTCTGCTGTGCCGACACAGAAACGATAG
- the LOC136461088 gene encoding uncharacterized protein: MGVGMAEANHEPLSGTLVLPASAFWLVPQLAALGLSEAFNQRSGLLEDLLESIGRRLASGHDAASFRSACSPWRAVVPFTTFGPLLLLPFDPDSDRVGFYCVPEKKVLSKTLTDVHGKVACGSSCGWLALMDEAASVTLLNPFVGVRAPRVELPSADEHIAAASSSERVSRVHDRWVLHPTNGYGDVDAAGRAIKLEDMRDVFFYEIVLSAPPDATGRECVAMAMLGCSRKVAFCRVGVDSAWTLFDTKLKFFVGSIVHCQDKFLAIDCTREISVSNHDVAAIAVATCGALPP, translated from the exons ATGGGCGTGGGCATG GCGGAGGCGAACCACGAGCCGCTGTCGGGCACCCTCGTCTTGCCGGCGTCGGCGTTCTGGCTGGTGCCGCAGCTGGCGGCGCTGGGCCTCTCGGAGGCGTTCAACCAG AGATCTGGTCTGCTAGAGGATCTTCTCGAGTCCATCGGGCGgcgtctcgcgtcaggccacgacgcggcgtcctttcgatccgcttgctccccatggcgtgCCGTCGTCCCGTTCAcgaccttcgggccgctcctgctgctcccgttcgaccccgactcggaccgcgtcggcttctactgcgtcccggagaagaaagtcttgtccaagacgctgaCCGACGTGCACGGCAAGGTGGCGTgtggctcctcgtgtgggtggctagcgctcatggacgaggcggcttccgtgacgctgctgaatccattcgtcGGTGTCCGtgccccccgcgttgagctcccgTCAGCAGACGAACACATCGCGGCGGCGTCCTCATCGgaacgcgtgtctagggtccacgaccggtgggtcctccatcccaccaatggCTACGGGGACGTAGATGccgcaggcagagccatcaagctagaagacatgagggacgtgttcttctatgagatcgtgctctcggcgccgcctgaCGCCACCGGCCgtgagtgcgtggccatggccatgcttgggtgctccaggAAGGTCGCGTTCTgtcgggttggagtcgacagcgcatggacgtTGTTCGACACCAAACTGAAGTTCTtcgtggggtccatcgtccactgccaagacaagttcttggcgattGACTGCACTAGAGAAATCTCTGTCTCCAACCACGACGttgctgccatcgctgtcgccacctgcggggctctACCACCGtag